The following are from one region of the Gryllotalpicola protaetiae genome:
- a CDS encoding chorismate-binding protein gives MDHPLLTRIAASDGALPFALLRREGSPDVEVLTGEVVDVDALADIPLDGRPVLSAVPFRQVRERGFAAHDDGAPLRCLVVTESERMPLDAVLELLPDAPAHVDAQGFDVPDEEYAEIVRRVIADEIGRGEGSNFVIKRSFVGHTDAPTVPALLSWFRALLTDESGAYWTFAVGLDDLRMVGATPERHLSVQGDVAMMNPISGTYRHPADGPTHAGALGFLADVKESEELFMVVDEEMKMMSAVCPEGGRILGPYLKQMSRLSHTEYLLEGRTSLDLREALRLTMFAPTVTGSPMQNACAVIARHEPKPRGYYAGVLAFFETSPSGYSLDAPILIRTAYLEDGGRLTVPAGATLVRHSTPEGEVAETHAKASGVLAALGLLPRQASAAALDLNAQPGVADALAARNERLASFWVRPQATDASAAALAGRTALVVDNEDQFTTMLAHQLRHLGLEVRIAPWAEVDSVGDHDLVVFGPGPGDPRDLSDRRIARLRALMLERLRAGAPLLAVCLSHQVLAELAGYELAPLPAPRQGVRLEVDVFGEPAAIGFYNTFGARAPRSLSRSERRETIRPEVELEASVDPDGVVTALRGPGVASIQGHLESVLSSDGYATLLRLVEHALVPAPARV, from the coding sequence ATGGACCACCCGCTTCTCACCCGCATCGCCGCCTCCGACGGGGCGCTGCCGTTCGCCCTGCTGCGGCGCGAAGGCAGCCCCGACGTCGAGGTGCTGACCGGCGAGGTCGTCGACGTCGACGCGCTCGCCGACATCCCGCTCGACGGCCGCCCCGTGCTGTCGGCCGTGCCGTTCCGCCAGGTGCGCGAGCGCGGCTTCGCGGCGCACGACGACGGGGCGCCGCTGCGCTGCCTCGTCGTGACCGAGAGCGAGCGAATGCCGCTCGACGCGGTGCTTGAGCTGCTGCCGGATGCCCCGGCGCACGTCGACGCGCAGGGCTTCGACGTTCCCGATGAGGAGTACGCAGAGATCGTGCGCCGGGTCATCGCCGACGAGATCGGGCGCGGCGAGGGCTCGAACTTCGTGATCAAACGCAGCTTCGTCGGGCATACGGATGCCCCGACCGTGCCCGCCCTGCTGTCCTGGTTCCGCGCGCTGCTCACCGACGAGTCCGGTGCCTACTGGACCTTCGCGGTCGGCCTCGATGACCTTCGGATGGTCGGCGCCACCCCCGAGCGGCACCTCTCGGTGCAGGGCGACGTGGCGATGATGAATCCGATCAGCGGCACCTACCGCCACCCCGCCGACGGGCCCACGCACGCCGGCGCGCTCGGCTTCCTCGCCGACGTGAAGGAGAGCGAGGAGCTCTTCATGGTCGTCGACGAGGAGATGAAGATGATGAGCGCGGTGTGCCCGGAGGGCGGTCGCATCCTCGGCCCCTACCTCAAGCAGATGTCGCGCCTCAGCCACACCGAGTACCTGCTCGAGGGCCGCACCTCGCTCGACCTGCGCGAGGCGCTGCGGCTCACGATGTTCGCGCCCACCGTCACCGGCTCGCCCATGCAGAACGCGTGCGCCGTGATCGCGCGGCACGAGCCGAAACCGCGCGGGTACTACGCGGGGGTGCTGGCGTTCTTCGAGACCAGCCCGTCCGGCTATTCTCTCGACGCCCCGATCCTGATCCGCACCGCGTACCTCGAAGACGGCGGCCGGCTCACCGTGCCGGCCGGCGCCACGCTCGTGCGGCACTCGACGCCGGAGGGCGAGGTCGCCGAGACGCACGCGAAGGCCTCGGGGGTGCTGGCTGCTCTCGGGCTGCTGCCGCGGCAGGCATCCGCCGCCGCTCTCGATCTGAACGCGCAGCCGGGCGTCGCGGACGCGCTGGCCGCACGCAACGAGCGGCTCGCGTCGTTCTGGGTCAGGCCGCAGGCGACGGATGCCTCAGCCGCGGCCCTTGCCGGCAGAACCGCCCTCGTGGTCGACAACGAGGATCAGTTCACGACGATGCTCGCCCACCAGCTGCGGCACCTCGGGCTCGAGGTACGGATCGCGCCGTGGGCCGAGGTCGACTCGGTCGGCGACCACGACCTCGTCGTCTTCGGTCCCGGGCCGGGCGACCCGCGCGATCTGTCCGATCGTCGCATCGCCCGGCTGCGCGCCCTGATGCTCGAGCGGCTGCGCGCCGGCGCGCCGCTGCTCGCGGTGTGCCTGAGCCACCAGGTGCTCGCCGAGCTCGCCGGCTATGAGCTCGCGCCGTTGCCGGCGCCGCGCCAGGGCGTGCGCCTCGAGGTCGACGTCTTCGGCGAGCCTGCGGCGATCGGCTTCTACAACACCTTCGGCGCGCGTGCTCCCCGGTCGTTGAGTCGAAGCGAACGTCGCGAAACGATCCGCCCGGAAGTCGAGCTCGAGGCATCCGTCGACCCTGACGGCGTCGTGACGGCTCTGCGCGGCCCTGGTGTCGCCTCGATCCAGGGTCACCTCGAGTCGGTGCTGTCTTCAGACGGCTACGCGACGCTGCTCCGCCTGGTCGAGCATGCGCTGGTGCCGGCGCCGGCCCGCGTGTGA
- a CDS encoding amino-acid N-acetyltransferase: protein MTGITVRRARTTDVRGIRDLIEPLVGERILLGKELVTLFEAVQEFRVAEDDEGDLVGVGALHVMWEDLGEVRTLAAASGWRHRGVGHALLERLETDARDLGLSRLFCLTFETGFFGRHGFTDMGSETIDPAVYAELLRSNDDGVAEFLDLARVKQNTLGNTRMIKQL from the coding sequence GTGACCGGAATCACCGTGCGCCGCGCGCGCACCACCGACGTGCGCGGCATCCGCGACCTGATCGAGCCCCTGGTCGGCGAGCGCATCCTGCTCGGCAAAGAGCTCGTGACCTTGTTCGAGGCCGTACAGGAGTTCCGCGTCGCCGAAGACGACGAGGGCGACCTCGTCGGGGTCGGCGCCCTGCACGTCATGTGGGAGGACCTGGGCGAGGTGCGCACGCTGGCTGCGGCATCCGGCTGGCGCCATCGCGGTGTCGGCCACGCGCTGCTCGAGCGGCTCGAGACGGACGCCCGCGACCTCGGCCTCTCTCGCCTGTTCTGCCTGACCTTCGAGACCGGATTCTTCGGCCGCCACGGCTTCACCGACATGGGGTCGGAGACCATCGACCCGGCCGTCTACGCCGAACTGCTGCGCAGCAACGACGACGGCGTCGCCGAGTTCCTCGACCTCGCCCGGGTGAAGCAGAACACGCTCGGCAACACCCGCATGATCAAGCAGCTATGA
- a CDS encoding MFS transporter, producing MTTSTIAPTTARTYGSLRAAWIPLAALCLAFFVEMVDNTLLSIALPTIGRDLGGSTTALQWVTGAYSLTFGGLLLTAGSIADRFGRRRVLLTGLAVFGLISLLVIWVHSSGELIALRAALGIAAAAMAPITNSLVFRLFEGEAERMRAMTVMIVVGMAGFVLGPLLGGTALAHVGWQWLLVVNAPIALIAVIGVRMGVAADRREDLTTDKLDLPGAILSIVTIGLACFIGTSGVQYGWLSAATIASVVGALAALAAFVWHELRTPSPMLDLRLFRNGTIRGAFIAEIGAAVAMAAVMFALVLHFQYAYGWSPVRAGLANLPMIATMIAAAPLTEWLVKRFGHRVTCLISAALLAGSLGGLAWGVSHGYLVVAFFMVTLTLGLRSIMTICGVALVAAMPENRTSIGTALSDTGQELGTSVGTAVVGTLIAALVAKVLPAGIWTHSLVASFFHGESVTFAVLAVVVGVITGWGALYLTGSRETEEAH from the coding sequence ATGACCACTTCGACCATCGCGCCCACCACAGCCCGGACCTACGGCTCGCTGCGCGCCGCCTGGATCCCGCTGGCGGCGCTCTGCCTCGCATTCTTCGTCGAGATGGTCGACAACACGCTGCTGAGCATCGCGCTGCCGACCATCGGGCGGGACCTCGGCGGCTCGACCACCGCCCTGCAGTGGGTGACGGGCGCCTATTCGCTCACCTTCGGCGGCCTGCTGCTGACCGCCGGGTCGATCGCCGACCGCTTCGGCCGCCGGCGGGTGCTGCTCACCGGGCTCGCCGTCTTCGGCCTGATCAGCCTGCTGGTGATCTGGGTGCATTCCTCAGGCGAGCTCATCGCCCTGCGCGCCGCGCTCGGCATCGCCGCGGCGGCGATGGCGCCCATCACCAACTCGCTGGTGTTCCGCCTGTTCGAGGGCGAGGCCGAGCGGATGCGCGCCATGACCGTCATGATCGTGGTGGGAATGGCGGGCTTCGTCCTCGGCCCGCTGCTCGGCGGCACTGCGCTCGCCCACGTCGGCTGGCAGTGGCTGCTCGTGGTGAACGCGCCGATCGCGCTCATCGCCGTGATCGGCGTGCGCATGGGCGTCGCGGCAGACCGCCGAGAGGATCTGACCACCGACAAGCTCGACCTGCCCGGTGCGATCCTCAGCATCGTCACGATCGGACTCGCCTGCTTCATCGGCACCAGCGGGGTGCAGTACGGCTGGCTCTCGGCGGCCACGATCGCTTCGGTCGTCGGCGCTCTCGCAGCGCTCGCCGCGTTCGTCTGGCATGAGCTGCGCACCCCGTCGCCCATGCTCGACCTGAGGCTGTTCCGCAACGGCACGATCCGTGGCGCGTTCATCGCCGAGATCGGCGCGGCGGTCGCGATGGCGGCGGTCATGTTCGCGCTCGTCCTGCACTTCCAGTACGCCTACGGCTGGAGCCCTGTGCGCGCCGGCCTCGCCAACCTGCCGATGATCGCCACGATGATCGCGGCGGCGCCGCTCACCGAGTGGCTCGTCAAGCGGTTCGGGCACCGTGTCACGTGTCTCATCTCCGCGGCACTGCTCGCAGGCTCGCTCGGCGGCCTCGCCTGGGGCGTCTCGCACGGCTACCTGGTCGTCGCGTTCTTCATGGTCACTCTCACGCTCGGCCTGCGCAGCATCATGACCATCTGCGGCGTCGCACTCGTCGCCGCGATGCCCGAGAACCGCACCTCGATCGGCACCGCGCTGAGCGACACCGGTCAGGAGCTCGGCACCAGCGTCGGCACGGCCGTCGTCGGCACGCTGATCGCAGCCCTGGTCGCCAAGGTTCTGCCGGCCGGCATCTGGACCCACTCGCTCGTGGCCTCCTTCTTCCACGGCGAAAGCGTCACCTTCGCCGTGCTCGCCGTGGTCGTCGGCGTGATCACCGGGTGGGGCGCGCTCTACCTGACCGGCTCGCGCGAAACGGAAGAAGCGCACTGA
- a CDS encoding ATP-dependent Clp protease ATP-binding subunit: protein MFERFTDRARRVVVLAQEEAKMLNHNYIGTEHILLGLIHEGEGVAAKALESLGISLDAVREQVQDIIGQGQQQPTGHIPFTPRAKKVLELSLREALQLGHNYIGTEHILLGLIREGEGVAAQVLVKLGADLNRVRQQVIQLLSGYQGKEQVQVGANEQQQAQAGSQILDQFGRNLTQAAREGKLDPVIGREKEIERVMQILSRRSKNNPVLIGEPGVGKTAVVEGLAQAIVRGDVPETLKDKQLYTLDLGSLIAGSRYRGDFEERLKKVTKEIRTRGDIITFIDEIHTLVGAGAAEGAIDAASILKPLLARGELQTIGATTLDEYRKHFEKDAALERRFQPIQVAEPSLPHAINILKGLRDRYEAHHKVSITDGAIVAAANLSDRYISDRFLPDKAIDLIDEAGARLRLSILSAPPELREFDEKIAGVREKKEAAIEEQDFEKAAALRDEEKNLLGERLRLEKQWKSGDVKTTAEVDEGLIAEVLAQATGIPVFKLTEEESSRLVFMEKALHERVIGQEEAISALAKTIRRTRAGLKDPHRPSGSFIFAGPTGVGKTELAKALAEFLFDDESAMISLDMSEYGEKHTVSRLFGAPPGFVGFEEGGQLTEKVRRKPFSVVLFDEIEKAHPDIFNSLLQILEEGRLTDGQGRVVDFKNTVIIMTTNLGTAAISGGPVGFQAEGDAGTASGYDRMRGKVMEELKKNFKPEFLNRVDDIIVFPQLTKPELRQIVDLFVKRLGTRMLDRDLTVEITDAAKDRLIEIGFDPSLGARPLRRAVQREVEDRLSEKILAGELNAGDHVVVDYASGEFVFGIAPRGGEKVGSIASGGSHVAGAATPDLAITSD, encoded by the coding sequence ATGTTCGAGAGGTTCACGGACCGGGCCCGCCGGGTCGTCGTCTTGGCTCAAGAAGAGGCCAAGATGCTCAACCACAACTACATCGGGACCGAGCACATCCTGCTCGGCCTGATCCACGAGGGCGAGGGCGTCGCCGCCAAGGCCCTCGAGTCCCTTGGTATCTCCCTTGACGCGGTGCGCGAGCAGGTGCAGGACATCATCGGCCAGGGTCAGCAGCAGCCGACCGGCCACATCCCCTTCACCCCGCGTGCGAAGAAGGTGCTCGAGCTGTCTCTGCGTGAGGCGCTGCAGCTCGGCCACAACTACATCGGCACCGAGCACATCCTGCTCGGCCTCATCCGCGAGGGCGAGGGCGTCGCAGCCCAGGTGCTCGTGAAGCTGGGGGCCGACCTCAACCGGGTGCGCCAGCAGGTCATCCAGCTGCTCTCCGGCTACCAGGGCAAGGAGCAGGTGCAGGTCGGCGCGAACGAGCAGCAGCAGGCGCAGGCCGGCAGCCAGATCCTCGACCAGTTCGGCCGCAACCTGACGCAGGCCGCCCGCGAGGGCAAGCTCGACCCGGTCATCGGGCGCGAGAAGGAGATCGAGCGCGTGATGCAGATCCTGTCGCGCCGCTCGAAGAACAACCCCGTGCTGATCGGCGAGCCCGGCGTCGGCAAGACCGCCGTCGTCGAGGGCCTCGCCCAGGCGATCGTGCGGGGCGACGTTCCCGAGACGCTGAAGGACAAGCAGCTCTACACGCTCGACCTCGGCTCGCTCATCGCCGGGTCCCGCTACCGCGGCGACTTCGAAGAGCGCTTGAAGAAGGTCACGAAGGAGATCCGCACCCGCGGCGACATCATCACCTTCATCGACGAGATCCACACGCTCGTCGGTGCGGGCGCTGCGGAGGGCGCGATCGATGCGGCAAGCATCCTCAAGCCTCTGCTTGCTCGTGGTGAGCTGCAGACCATCGGCGCGACCACGCTCGACGAGTACCGCAAGCACTTCGAGAAGGATGCGGCGCTCGAGCGCCGCTTCCAGCCGATCCAGGTCGCCGAGCCGTCGCTGCCCCACGCGATCAACATCCTGAAGGGGCTGCGCGACCGTTACGAGGCGCACCACAAGGTGTCCATCACCGACGGCGCCATCGTGGCGGCGGCGAACCTGTCCGACCGCTACATCAGTGACCGCTTCCTGCCGGACAAGGCCATCGACCTGATCGACGAGGCCGGCGCCCGCCTGCGTCTGTCGATCCTGTCGGCGCCGCCGGAGCTGCGCGAGTTCGACGAGAAGATCGCCGGCGTGCGCGAGAAGAAGGAGGCCGCCATCGAGGAGCAGGACTTCGAGAAGGCCGCGGCTCTCCGCGATGAGGAGAAGAACCTGCTCGGCGAGCGGCTGCGCCTTGAGAAGCAGTGGAAGTCGGGCGACGTCAAGACGACCGCCGAGGTCGACGAGGGTCTGATCGCCGAGGTGCTCGCCCAGGCGACGGGCATCCCGGTGTTCAAGCTCACCGAGGAGGAGTCGTCGCGACTCGTCTTCATGGAGAAGGCGCTGCACGAGCGCGTCATCGGCCAGGAGGAGGCCATCTCGGCCCTCGCCAAGACGATCCGCCGCACCCGTGCAGGCCTCAAGGACCCCCACCGCCCCTCGGGCTCGTTCATCTTCGCCGGCCCCACGGGCGTCGGCAAGACCGAGCTCGCCAAGGCGCTCGCCGAGTTCCTGTTCGACGACGAGTCGGCGATGATCTCGCTCGACATGTCGGAGTACGGCGAGAAGCACACCGTCTCGCGGCTGTTCGGCGCCCCTCCCGGGTTCGTCGGCTTCGAAGAGGGCGGCCAGCTCACCGAGAAGGTGCGCCGCAAGCCGTTCTCCGTGGTGCTCTTCGACGAGATCGAGAAGGCCCACCCCGACATCTTCAACTCGCTGCTGCAGATTCTTGAGGAAGGCCGCCTGACCGACGGTCAGGGCCGTGTGGTCGACTTCAAGAACACGGTCATCATCATGACGACCAACCTCGGCACCGCGGCGATCTCTGGGGGCCCGGTCGGCTTCCAGGCAGAAGGTGACGCGGGCACGGCGTCGGGTTACGACCGCATGCGCGGCAAGGTGATGGAGGAGCTGAAGAAGAACTTCAAGCCCGAGTTCCTGAACCGTGTCGACGACATCATCGTGTTCCCGCAGCTCACCAAGCCCGAGCTGCGCCAGATCGTCGACCTGTTCGTGAAGCGCCTCGGCACCCGCATGCTGGACCGCGACCTGACGGTCGAGATCACGGATGCCGCGAAGGACCGCCTCATCGAGATCGGCTTCGACCCGTCGCTCGGCGCCCGGCCGCTGCGCCGCGCCGTGCAGCGCGAGGTCGAGGACCGGCTCTCCGAGAAGATCCTTGCGGGTGAGCTCAACGCGGGCGACCACGTGGTGGTCGACTACGCGAGCGGCGAGTTCGTGTTCGGCATCGCTCCGCGCGGCGGCGAGAAGGTCGGCAGCATCGCCTCCGGCGGCTCGCATGTCGCAGGCGCCGCGACGCCCGACCTCGCCATCACCTCGGACTAG
- a CDS encoding pirin family protein: MSNLELDPRETVDECRAAGESAAPMVVLEPREVPLGGPRAMTVHRTLPQRARSTIGAWCFVDHYGPDDVSLTGGMTVPPHPHIGLQTVSWLFRGEVRHRDSVGSDALVRPGELNLMTAGHGISHTEYSTPTTTVLHGVQLWLMLPDASRDVAPSFEHTEPVPFSLATDAGESVRAHVFVGSLVDFPEHAAVTDVHSPLLGAQLELPAGASLDLALDASFEHGILVDQGAIEVDGAALSERQLGYLEPGRERMRVYATAESRVLLLGGAPLNEPIVMWWNFVGRTHDDIVQARADWQAQAIEGSREASGRFGFVPESHGEGPLPAPVLPTVRLKPREQ; this comes from the coding sequence GTGAGCAACCTCGAGCTCGACCCGCGCGAGACCGTCGACGAGTGCCGCGCCGCGGGCGAATCCGCCGCCCCGATGGTCGTGCTCGAACCGCGCGAGGTACCTCTCGGCGGGCCGCGCGCGATGACGGTGCACCGCACGCTGCCGCAGCGCGCGCGGTCGACGATCGGGGCGTGGTGCTTCGTCGACCACTATGGACCCGACGACGTCTCACTGACCGGCGGCATGACCGTGCCACCGCACCCTCATATTGGGCTGCAGACGGTGTCGTGGCTGTTCCGCGGCGAGGTGCGGCATCGCGATTCGGTGGGCTCCGACGCGCTGGTGCGCCCCGGAGAGCTGAACCTCATGACGGCCGGGCACGGCATCTCGCACACCGAGTACTCGACGCCGACCACGACCGTGCTCCACGGAGTGCAGCTGTGGCTGATGCTGCCGGACGCCTCGCGCGACGTCGCGCCGTCGTTCGAGCACACCGAGCCCGTTCCCTTCTCATTGGCGACGGATGCCGGGGAATCCGTTCGCGCGCACGTGTTCGTCGGCTCGCTCGTCGACTTCCCCGAGCATGCCGCCGTGACCGACGTGCACTCGCCGCTGCTCGGCGCTCAGCTCGAGCTGCCTGCTGGGGCGTCGCTCGACCTGGCGCTCGATGCGTCGTTCGAGCACGGCATTCTCGTCGACCAGGGCGCTATCGAGGTCGACGGGGCCGCGCTGAGCGAGCGCCAGTTGGGCTACCTCGAGCCGGGCCGCGAGCGAATGCGCGTGTATGCGACGGCGGAGTCGCGGGTGCTGCTGCTCGGCGGCGCTCCGCTCAACGAGCCGATCGTCATGTGGTGGAACTTCGTCGGCCGCACGCACGACGACATCGTGCAGGCGCGTGCCGACTGGCAGGCGCAGGCGATCGAGGGGTCGCGCGAGGCATCCGGCCGCTTCGGCTTCGTCCCTGAATCGCACGGCGAAGGTCCTCTGCCCGCCCCGGTCCTCCCCACGGTCCGCCTCAAGCCCCGCGAGCAGTGA
- the rfbB gene encoding dTDP-glucose 4,6-dehydratase, translated as MRKVLVTGGAGFIGSNFVHYLIENTDDHVTVLDKLTYAGNLASLEGLPEDRFTFVKGDIADASVVEPLVAASDVVVHYAAESHNDNSLHDPRPFLDTNIIGTFTLLEAVRKHGVRYHHISTDEVYGDLELDDPQRFTEHTPYNPSSPYSSTKAGSDLLVRAWVRSFGVRATISNCSNNYGPYQHVEKFIPRQITNVLTGERPKLYGAGLNVRDWIHANDHSSAVLTIVEKGVIGETYLIGADGEKDNKSVVELILTLTGNPADAYDHVVDRAGHDLRYAIDSTKLRTELGWQPRYQDFEAGLAATIDWYRANEAWWQPQKAATEAKYVAQGQ; from the coding sequence ATGCGCAAAGTCCTCGTCACCGGTGGCGCCGGCTTCATCGGCTCGAACTTCGTCCACTACCTGATCGAGAACACCGACGACCACGTCACCGTTCTGGACAAGCTGACCTACGCGGGCAACCTCGCGAGCCTCGAGGGCCTGCCCGAGGACCGCTTCACCTTCGTCAAGGGCGACATCGCCGACGCCTCCGTCGTCGAGCCGCTGGTCGCGGCATCCGACGTCGTCGTGCACTATGCGGCCGAGAGCCACAACGACAACTCGCTGCACGACCCGCGCCCGTTCCTCGACACGAACATCATCGGCACCTTCACTCTGCTCGAGGCCGTGCGGAAGCACGGGGTGCGCTACCACCACATCTCGACCGACGAGGTCTACGGCGACCTCGAGCTCGACGACCCGCAGCGCTTCACCGAGCACACTCCCTACAACCCCAGCAGCCCCTACTCGAGCACCAAGGCCGGCAGCGACCTGCTCGTGCGCGCCTGGGTGCGCAGCTTCGGCGTGCGGGCGACGATCTCGAACTGCTCCAACAACTACGGGCCGTACCAGCACGTCGAGAAGTTCATCCCGCGGCAGATCACGAACGTGCTCACCGGCGAGCGCCCCAAGCTGTACGGCGCGGGCCTCAACGTCCGCGACTGGATCCACGCGAACGACCACTCGAGCGCCGTGCTGACCATCGTCGAGAAGGGCGTCATCGGCGAGACCTATCTCATCGGCGCCGACGGCGAGAAGGACAACAAGTCGGTCGTCGAGCTGATCCTGACGCTGACGGGCAACCCGGCGGATGCCTACGACCACGTCGTCGACCGCGCGGGCCACGACCTGCGTTACGCCATCGACTCGACCAAGCTGCGCACCGAGCTCGGCTGGCAGCCGCGGTATCAGGACTTCGAGGCCGGCCTTGCCGCCACGATCGACTGGTACCGCGCGAACGAGGCGTGGTGGCAGCCGCAGAAGGCGGCGACCGAGGCGAAGTACGTCGCCCAGGGCCAGTAG
- a CDS encoding sugar nucleotide-binding protein: MSDSTRPALHESPIPGLFVVDLDLRGDNRGWFKENWQREKMLPIGLPDFGPVQNNVSFNDEVGTTRGIHAEPWDKFVSVVHGRVFGAWVDLREGSSFGTVFTVEIGPETAVFVPRGVGNAYQTLEPNTVYSYLVNDHWSPDAGAKYTFLNLADETAAIDWPIPLDDAVLSDKDRAHPRLAEVRPMPARKTLVLGANGQLGRALRAQYPDAEFADRGELDITASDFETARPWRDYGVIINAAAYTKVDEAETDAGRAAAWSANVTGVAAIARVAAASGITLVHVSSDYVFDGTAASHPEDEAFSPLGVYGQTKAAGDAIVATVPRHYIVRTSWVIGDGNNFVRTMASLAERGIAPSVVDDQIGRLSFTSEIAAGIRHLIDSEAAYGTYNLTGAGEPASWAEIARRVFAATGHDAASVTGVTTAEYFAGKQVSPRPLNSVLPLGKIEAAGFSPRDHLVALDEYLANE, encoded by the coding sequence ATGAGCGACTCGACCCGCCCCGCCCTGCACGAGAGCCCGATCCCCGGTCTCTTCGTCGTCGACCTCGATCTGCGCGGCGACAACCGCGGCTGGTTCAAAGAGAACTGGCAGCGCGAGAAGATGCTGCCCATCGGCCTGCCCGACTTCGGGCCGGTGCAGAACAACGTCTCCTTCAACGACGAGGTCGGAACCACCCGCGGCATCCACGCCGAGCCGTGGGACAAGTTCGTCTCGGTCGTGCACGGCCGTGTGTTCGGCGCGTGGGTCGACCTGCGTGAGGGGTCTTCGTTCGGCACAGTGTTCACCGTCGAGATCGGCCCCGAGACCGCGGTGTTCGTGCCGCGTGGCGTCGGCAACGCGTACCAGACCCTCGAGCCGAACACGGTGTACTCCTACCTCGTCAACGACCACTGGTCGCCCGACGCCGGAGCGAAGTACACCTTCCTCAACCTCGCCGACGAGACCGCCGCGATCGACTGGCCGATCCCGCTCGACGACGCCGTGCTCTCCGACAAGGACCGCGCGCACCCTCGCCTCGCCGAAGTGCGGCCGATGCCGGCGAGGAAGACCCTGGTCCTCGGTGCGAACGGCCAGCTGGGCCGGGCCTTGCGGGCACAATACCCCGACGCCGAGTTCGCCGACCGCGGCGAGCTCGACATCACGGCCTCGGATTTCGAGACAGCGCGACCTTGGCGCGACTACGGCGTGATCATCAACGCGGCGGCCTACACCAAGGTCGACGAGGCTGAGACGGATGCCGGGCGCGCCGCCGCCTGGTCGGCGAACGTCACAGGGGTGGCCGCCATCGCCCGCGTCGCCGCAGCGAGCGGCATCACGCTCGTGCACGTCTCGAGCGACTACGTCTTCGACGGCACCGCCGCCTCGCACCCCGAAGACGAGGCGTTCAGCCCGCTCGGCGTCTACGGCCAGACGAAGGCGGCGGGCGACGCGATCGTCGCCACCGTGCCGCGGCACTACATCGTGCGCACCAGCTGGGTGATCGGCGACGGCAACAACTTCGTGCGGACCATGGCGAGCCTCGCCGAGCGCGGCATCGCCCCGAGCGTCGTCGACGACCAGATCGGGCGTCTCAGCTTCACGAGCGAGATCGCGGCAGGCATCCGCCACCTCATCGATTCGGAAGCCGCTTACGGCACCTACAACCTGACGGGCGCAGGTGAGCCGGCCAGCTGGGCCGAGATCGCGAGGCGTGTGTTCGCGGCGACAGGGCACGACGCGGCATCCGTCACGGGTGTCACCACGGCTGAGTATTTCGCGGGCAAGCAGGTCTCGCCGCGCCCGCTCAACAGCGTCCTGCCGCTCGGCAAGATCGAGGCGGCCGGCTTCAGCCCGCGCGACCATCTGGTCGCACTCGACGAGTACCTCGCGAACGAATAA